TGTTTTAGCACCAGCTCGCTCGTCACGGCACAACGTGATTCAAAGATGTGCATAGCTAATTGCTCGTCTATATAATTGCCGTTGTCGAGATAGTAATGGTATTCGCTTACCAGACAAAAAAGGCCAATATCGGCTAATAATCCTACAAGCAACGCTTTTTCAGCTTCTAGGTAGTCATACTCTTCAGGTTGATAATTCTGTATTTCCTGAGTCACTAAAAGCATTGTTGCCGCTAACTCTCGTGACGTCGAAGCACTGTTGACCAATATTTTACGACATTGCTTTGAAAGGTGAGAACTGTGTTTAAGTTGCTCAATAGACTGGGCAGTCACGATATCGCGGACTCTATAGATACCTAGTCTGCATACTGCAGTTTGTATATCTGTGCAGGTAATATTCCGTCTGTTAAAAAAGATGGAATTAGCAACACGAATGACAACCGCAGCCAAGCTCGGGTCATCAATAAGACACTCCGCAATATCGAACACACTTGTTTCTTCTCCGATGCTCAATTGCTGAATTTTAAGCACCACTTCGGGTATTGGTGGCAACGTTATGCGCCCGGTTTGAATTGATTGCTCTACTAATTGAGCAAATTCAGATTCTAGCCCGTCTAAAAGGACTGCTTTGTTTTCAGGCAGCCAAAAAAAAGATAAATGATTCATGAAGTTCGTCCTAATTACTTGGCATCAATCTTACATGCGGTTGCTGCTCTCTGCCAACCACATATTCAATTAATTGCGCCACTATTTTGCAAGGAGTTGTCTGCGTAGGCTGCGACTACAGCAGAAAATGTAACAAAAGATGTTTTCTTGAGTGTTTTCTTTAAATTTGTTGAGTATTCACGTGAAGTTAGTCGAAAAATAAACCATTTCATACTGCCTAACGTCTAGCAATTTCGCCAACGAAGCGTGTCCAGTAGTACCATGATAGCGTTACTATTCTAATAATTATATCAATTACAATAATTTAAGTTTAATTCGTCGTTGAAGGCATTGAAGTTTGTAGAAATTAATATGTTATTTCAGAGGTGAAATTAATGAATAATTCAGACTTTTATGGTTATGCAGGAAAATTTGGTGTTTTTCATAAACACTCTATGTTTGGTGGTATAGGGCTATTTATTCAAGACGCTATGTTTGTTTTGATTACTGGTGATGCTCTGTATTTAAGAGGAGGAGGACATCTAGACGCGGACCTACGTGCCTTGGGCTGTAAACGGTACAGACATGTTAAAAAACAAGCCGTTGTTACGGTCAACTATTATGATATATCAACACTTTATAACAAAAGGTATTTAAGGCTTGATGGTCTTATTGAACGTTCAATTCGAATGTCGATTGCTAATAAGGTATATCGACACTCCGCCGAGAGTAAACGGCTAAGAGACTTACCTAATATGCGATTAACCTTGGAGAGGATGGTTAAGAAAGCGGGTATCTCTGATGTCAGTTCATTTATGGAGATTGGTGCTGCTGAAGTATATAAAAAGGTGCGGCGTCAATATGGTGAAAATACAGATACTAACCTGTTGTGGAAGTTTGCTGGTGCAGTTGAAGGTACTCACTGGAGCTTATTGAGCAATAAAACGAAAAAGGAATTGAAACGTACTTGTGACCTCTCTTAACGCGATACCCAAGTAAAAAATTAATACTAAAAACCTAGCCCTCGCTAGGTTTTTTTCATTTCAAACGCAACAATGGCTACTTTTACTGGAACTAAAGCTAATATTAACTATATGATTACTGAGAATATGCATGATATCTTGAAATACGTTTTAGTTTGCCTGTAACCATGGATTGGGAGCGCAATATTTAGTGTTTGATTATTTTCTACGTAGGATGATGTTAGTTATCCCCACTTTTATAGGGATTACTATTCTCATATTCGCCATCACTCGCCTTGTCCCTGGCGGACCCGTTGAACGGATCCTTTCTAGTATTCAATTTAATAGCAGCGAAACGGCAGTCAGTAATGATGTCGGCGCAAGCTCGGCTCTTTCAGAGGACCAAATTGCACAACTCAATGAATTTTATGGTTTAGATAAGCCCGTAGTGGAGGCGTACTGGGAATGGTTGACCAAAATCATGTCTCTAGATTTTGGCGAATCAACTCGCTACTACGAACCTGTGACCGATATGATTGCAGAACGTTTGCCAGTCTCACTTTTTTATGGTGGTATGACATTTTTCATCGCCTATTTCATATCAATTCCATTGGGATATTTTAAAGCACTCAAACATGGTTCGGTGTTTGATTCACTTTCCTCGATTGCGATTTTTATTGGCTACGCCTTACCCGGTTATGTGGTTGGTGTTTTGTTGATTACCTGGTTTGCCTACAATTTGGAGTGGTTTCCAATGGGGGGCTTTGTCGGCGATGACTTTGACGACTATGAGTCCTTTTATGAGCAAGCTAGCGATGTGTTATGGCACGCCGTTTTGCCACTTATCTGTTATCTGATTGGTGACTTTGCCACTCTGACGATGACAATGAAAAATAACCTAATGGAAAACCTGTCAGCCGATTACATTCGCACAGCAATTGCGAAAGGACTGCCATTTCAACAAGCTGTGCGAAAACATGCGCTCAGAAATAGCCTTATCCCAATAGCAAGTCACTTTGGGAATTCATTACTCTTTTTCATGACGGGTTCATTTCTGATCGAGGTTATTTTTGATATCAACGGTATTGGTCTTCTTGGGTATGAGTCTATTGTTGAAAGAGATTATCCGGTCGTGATGGGCATTGTTGCGGTAAACGCCTCGATGTTGTTGGTTGGCAATATTCTTTCTGATATGTGTGTCGCTCTTGTCGACCCTCGTGTGAAGTTTGGGGAGTAGTATGATATTTAAAATGGACCCCTTAACTCAAAGGAAATTCAGACGGTTTAAAGAAATAAAACGGGGATATTGGTCATTCTTGATTCTATCAACGCTTCTGTTGCTATCTATTTTTGCGGAGATGCTTGTTAACAGCAAAGCTTTAATAGTGAGCTATCAGGGCACGTATCACTTTCCTGTTCTTTCTGATGTTATTCCGGGGACGGAATACGGTCTTGATTACCTTTCAGAGGCCAATTATAGAGAATTAAAGCAAAAATTTATCGAAGAAGATAACGGTGACTTTGTTTTGTTGCCTATTATTCCGTGGAACCCATACGAACAAGACTACAGTGGCGATTATCCACCGACAGCGCCAGATGCGAAAAGTAAACATTATTTAGGAACGGATATTATTGGTCGAGATATTTTGGCTCGATTGGTCTATGGATTTCGAATCGCAATGAGTTTTGCATTAATCACTATGGCTATTTCTTATGTGATAGGTACCGCAGTTGGCTGTGCAATGGGCTTTTGGGGAGGGAAATTTGATCTCATATTCCAAAGGGTAATAGAGGTTTGGTCAATGGTGCCATTTTTGTATGTCATTATGATTTTGGTTTCAATTATTCAACCAACGTTCACTCTTTTTGTTTTTATCAATGTTCTTTTTGGTTGGATGGGTATTACTTGGTACATGCGAACGATGACCTACAAGGAGTCAGCAAGAGAGTATGTACTGGCCGCTAGGGCTTTGGGGGCTTCTACTGCACGTATTCTTTTTAAACATATATTACCAAATACGATGGTCATGATTGTAACATTAGCGCCATTCACTATCGCCGGTAATATTACGGCCTTAACCGCGTTGGATTATTTAGGATTGGGATTAATGCCACCCACACCTTCATGGGGAGAATTATTACAGCAAGGAAAGTCTAACCTAGACTCTCCCTGGATAGTTATGTCGGTTGTTACCTCAATTGTTTTGGTTCTCGTGATGGTGACATTTATCGGAGAGGCCGTTCGTGCGGCGTTTGATCCTAAGAAATTTACACGCTATAGCTAGGGCTTGCGTACACAAGGATGTAGATATGAAAATGAACAATAATATAGCGACAATTCTGCTCTGCAGTTGTTCTTTTTATGGGTGGGCAGACCAACCCTTACCCTCGAACTTAGTCTGGGAAACCAATGTGAGCGATCCGCTTTTTGCCTCTACAGAGGCGCAATTTGGCGGCACTTTTCGCACCTCTATTGCAAGTTTTCCACAAACATTCAGAACCGTCGGGCCTGATGCAAATGGCTCATTTCGTGCTTGGTTGCTCGAC
This portion of the Vibrio sp. VB16 genome encodes:
- a CDS encoding ABC transporter permease subunit, with the protein product MFDYFLRRMMLVIPTFIGITILIFAITRLVPGGPVERILSSIQFNSSETAVSNDVGASSALSEDQIAQLNEFYGLDKPVVEAYWEWLTKIMSLDFGESTRYYEPVTDMIAERLPVSLFYGGMTFFIAYFISIPLGYFKALKHGSVFDSLSSIAIFIGYALPGYVVGVLLITWFAYNLEWFPMGGFVGDDFDDYESFYEQASDVLWHAVLPLICYLIGDFATLTMTMKNNLMENLSADYIRTAIAKGLPFQQAVRKHALRNSLIPIASHFGNSLLFFMTGSFLIEVIFDINGIGLLGYESIVERDYPVVMGIVAVNASMLLVGNILSDMCVALVDPRVKFGE
- a CDS encoding HDOD domain-containing protein, producing MNHLSFFWLPENKAVLLDGLESEFAQLVEQSIQTGRITLPPIPEVVLKIQQLSIGEETSVFDIAECLIDDPSLAAVVIRVANSIFFNRRNITCTDIQTAVCRLGIYRVRDIVTAQSIEQLKHSSHLSKQCRKILVNSASTSRELAATMLLVTQEIQNYQPEEYDYLEAEKALLVGLLADIGLFCLVSEYHYYLDNGNYIDEQLAMHIFESRCAVTSELVLKHWLFDRDFLEVATNKKHQKRADEQEKNEEISYLDIARIAHHLLMFRKQDEAIDDHHVEINLAGAQAMYELSNLPMNEFNTRIADVMTATGL
- a CDS encoding TfoX/Sxy family DNA transformation protein, with the protein product MNNSDFYGYAGKFGVFHKHSMFGGIGLFIQDAMFVLITGDALYLRGGGHLDADLRALGCKRYRHVKKQAVVTVNYYDISTLYNKRYLRLDGLIERSIRMSIANKVYRHSAESKRLRDLPNMRLTLERMVKKAGISDVSSFMEIGAAEVYKKVRRQYGENTDTNLLWKFAGAVEGTHWSLLSNKTKKELKRTCDLS
- a CDS encoding ABC transporter permease, producing the protein MFKMDPLTQRKFRRFKEIKRGYWSFLILSTLLLLSIFAEMLVNSKALIVSYQGTYHFPVLSDVIPGTEYGLDYLSEANYRELKQKFIEEDNGDFVLLPIIPWNPYEQDYSGDYPPTAPDAKSKHYLGTDIIGRDILARLVYGFRIAMSFALITMAISYVIGTAVGCAMGFWGGKFDLIFQRVIEVWSMVPFLYVIMILVSIIQPTFTLFVFINVLFGWMGITWYMRTMTYKESAREYVLAARALGASTARILFKHILPNTMVMIVTLAPFTIAGNITALTALDYLGLGLMPPTPSWGELLQQGKSNLDSPWIVMSVVTSIVLVLVMVTFIGEAVRAAFDPKKFTRYS